A segment of the Pseudomonas versuta genome:
GAAAGCAGCGAGTCTCTGGACGCAGATGCCATTCGGGCGTCGGTGTCCCGGGTCGACATTGCCGTGGGTAATACCGCCGCCGGGGTCGGTGCAAAGTTTGCCGATAACGGACAGAACGAGCGCGCCAGTACCGCCATCATGCAATGGCAGGACGGTGTGTTGAAAACGGTTTATCCAGAGTCTGCAGCTGTGGCCAATGTGCGGTTTATCGACCCCCAGTAATGCACTGACACTAGTAGTGTTGCCTATTCGTTCGCTCGACAAGAGGGCGCTCCGTGGATATTTTTCTGCAGCTGGTTCTGAACGGCTTATTGCTGGGAGGAACATTAGCCATCATCAGTATCGGCCTGACTTTGATATTCGGCATCGTGCGCGTGGTCAACTTTGCCCACGGCGAATTTTTAATGATCGGGCTGTACGCCGTTTATTTCATGAATGCCAAGTTCGGGATTCATCCCTACGTTGCAATTATTCCGGCGACGATAGTGTTGTTTGCGGCAGGCGCGGCGATGCAGCGCTTCATCATTGAGCCGCTGCTGAGCGCTGAGGGGCATATTCAAATCTTCGCCACGGTAGGCGTCTCCATCGCGCTGATGAACGCAGCGCTGCTCATGTTTGGCGCTGATGTGAGGACGGTGCAGGACGTTTCATTCGGGACCGGGTCCGTGACCCTTGGCCCGTTTCGCGCCAGCAGCGGGCAGTTGATTACCTTTGCCGCTTCGCTGGTGATGGTTGCCGGCCTGCACTGGTTCTTGCACAGCACATTTCTGGGGCGGGCCGTACGGGCAACCGCCCAGCATCGCGACGCTGCCCAGCTGATGGGCGTGGATGTGAAAAAAATCTACATCTTTGCCTTCGGTCTCGGCTGTGCATGCCTGGGCGTGGCGTCCGGCCTGATTGCACCGCAATACCCGGTATTCCCTACGGTGGGTACTTTCTTCGTGCTGACCGCTTTCGTCATCGTTGTTCTCGGCGGTCTGGGAAGTTTGTCGGGAGCGCTGATGGGCTCCATGGTCATTGGTGTGGTGGACAGTCTGGCGGGTTATTACATTGCCCCGGACTTGAAGGAGGTCGTCTACTTTTCGATCTTTCTGGCCATTCTGGTTTTCCGCCCGACCGGGCTCTTCGGCGCCGGCCGCGGGTCTGAATAGGAATTAGGCTGATGAATATCTTGCATCCCCGCGTCTATATGAGTTTTTTGCTTCTGGCGCTGTTGCTGATCATCCCGATCAGTGCCGGATCGCCCTTTGTTTACCACCTCTTCATCTTGATTTGCAGTTACGCGGCGCTGGCCAGTGCCTGGAACATAGTGGGCGGTTTTGCCGGCCAGCTGTCTCTTGGGCACGCGGTGTTTTATGGCGTCGGCGCCTACACAACCACCTTGCTGATGATCAACTTTGGCTTGAGCCCGTGGATCGGCATGTTTGCGGGGGCCATTCTCTCGGCGCTGGTTGCGATAGTTATCAGTTGGCCGTGCTTCAGGCTGCGCGGGCCATTCTTTGCCCTGGCAACCATCGCCGTACTTGAAGTGGTGCGGCTGGTAGCCATCAATCAGCACGATGTCACCGGCGGCGCGGCAGGGCTGGGGGTGCCCCTCAAGCTGGGTTTTGAATGGATGTTGTTTCGGCCTCGCTGGCCGTACCTGTTAATAGC
Coding sequences within it:
- a CDS encoding branched-chain amino acid ABC transporter permease, whose protein sequence is MDIFLQLVLNGLLLGGTLAIISIGLTLIFGIVRVVNFAHGEFLMIGLYAVYFMNAKFGIHPYVAIIPATIVLFAAGAAMQRFIIEPLLSAEGHIQIFATVGVSIALMNAALLMFGADVRTVQDVSFGTGSVTLGPFRASSGQLITFAASLVMVAGLHWFLHSTFLGRAVRATAQHRDAAQLMGVDVKKIYIFAFGLGCACLGVASGLIAPQYPVFPTVGTFFVLTAFVIVVLGGLGSLSGALMGSMVIGVVDSLAGYYIAPDLKEVVYFSIFLAILVFRPTGLFGAGRGSE